One stretch of Muribaculum intestinale DNA includes these proteins:
- a CDS encoding MFS transporter: MSGKKGEITPWAWVSTLYFAEAMPYVAVMTLSVLMYKVMGVSNGEIAFYTSWLYLPWVIKPLWSPFVDLFRTKRWWIIATEALIAIGLACVAFTLPGAWFFRLSLAFFWLTAFVSATHDIAADGFYMLALTPHQQAFYVGIRSTFYRIATIAAQGGLVAVAWAIGESGVSVAMSWAIVMGIISACFFIFALYHSRVLPRPAIDRPAEGITVRNAGKEFLRTFATFFRKPQALAGILFMLLYRVPEAQLVKLINPFLVDGRDAGGLGLSTGEVGLVYGTVGVIGLTVGGIVGGIVTARGGLKKWLWPMAWSISLTCATFCYLAWAQPTSLLTICACVGIEQLGYGFGFSAYMLYLIYYSEGELRTAHYAICTGFMALGMMLPGMVAGWIQEQLGYLGFFWWVMICCVVTIAVTALVKVPAGFGKKHV; this comes from the coding sequence ATGTCAGGAAAGAAGGGAGAGATAACACCATGGGCCTGGGTGAGTACGCTGTATTTCGCCGAGGCTATGCCTTATGTGGCTGTGATGACGCTGTCGGTGCTCATGTACAAGGTGATGGGTGTCTCCAACGGTGAGATTGCCTTTTACACATCGTGGCTCTATCTCCCGTGGGTCATAAAGCCACTGTGGAGTCCGTTTGTCGATCTGTTCCGTACAAAGCGATGGTGGATTATCGCCACCGAAGCCCTGATAGCCATCGGGCTTGCCTGTGTGGCGTTTACCCTGCCCGGCGCATGGTTTTTCCGGTTGTCGCTTGCATTCTTTTGGCTTACTGCATTTGTGAGCGCGACCCACGATATTGCCGCCGACGGATTCTATATGCTTGCTCTCACTCCTCATCAGCAGGCCTTTTATGTAGGCATACGCAGTACCTTCTACCGTATAGCCACGATTGCCGCACAGGGAGGCCTTGTCGCGGTTGCCTGGGCAATAGGCGAGAGCGGAGTGAGTGTGGCCATGTCGTGGGCCATCGTCATGGGAATTATCTCCGCCTGTTTCTTTATTTTTGCATTGTATCATAGCCGTGTGCTTCCCCGTCCGGCAATCGACCGTCCTGCCGAGGGTATTACCGTGAGGAATGCCGGAAAGGAATTCTTGCGCACGTTTGCCACCTTCTTCAGAAAACCGCAGGCTTTGGCGGGCATCCTTTTCATGCTCCTTTACCGTGTGCCGGAGGCGCAGTTGGTCAAGCTGATTAATCCGTTTCTTGTCGACGGACGTGATGCCGGAGGGCTTGGACTAAGCACCGGAGAGGTCGGTCTGGTATATGGCACCGTAGGGGTCATCGGTCTTACCGTAGGCGGAATTGTCGGAGGCATAGTCACAGCCCGCGGAGGTCTGAAAAAATGGCTTTGGCCTATGGCGTGGAGTATATCTCTCACATGTGCCACATTCTGCTATCTGGCATGGGCGCAGCCGACATCGCTTCTTACAATATGTGCCTGCGTAGGCATCGAGCAGCTTGGCTACGGATTCGGCTTCAGTGCCTATATGCTTTATCTCATTTATTACAGCGAGGGTGAATTGCGCACGGCACATTATGCCATATGCACCGGCTTCATGGCCCTTGGCATGATGTTGCCGGGCATGGTGGCCGGATGGATACAGGAGCAGCTCGGCTACCTCGGATTCTTCTGGTGGGTGATGATATGCTGCGTTGTGACGATTGCAGTTACCGCCCTCGTTAAGGTGCCTGCCGGCTTCGGGAAAAAACATGTTTAA
- a CDS encoding DUF4922 domain-containing protein, with the protein MDRQQILDWIADGLERWPEAAERHRMVAACGPRVLARYEGFEWKALLLPARKVSTLARLDAGSVAARPCFLCAANRPQQQAAMPWRGYEILVNPFPVFPNHLTIAATDHTPQRIPGRIADMAALAGELEGFTVIYNGARSGASAPDHFHFQAVPSGYIDMLRFDRGPVYSRRFIGRDADTVVRDVEQYLLSAGLSDDGAEMPVNIAMERLDDGNLLVRVVPRRAHRPSCYPTPAVSPGAIDIFGTIVTVSDDDFMALDRDCLERILAEVAYPNPDRCIRVGIMSSRNPEFTLNGRYERVADTFFPLDDDASFTLEDVPVGSQFHWEHTERRTYPGTLELQRRSDGTVGAVNVIGMERYLEGVIGAEMSPESPDELLKAHAVISRSWAYKQIACREALHYTAQCDCGLKEAGDEHIRWYDHDDHTDFDVCADDHCQRYLGLPAEEYSVKLHEIILATSGEVVLDGDGSLCDTRFSKCCGGAFEEFEYCWEPVHHSCLEAARDTVPSHPVSDLRDEEEAVRWIMSAPEAFCASPDAAVLRSVLNRSDFDTTPDFYRWTVTYTPDELSDIVRERSGIDFGMITGLQPIERGKSGRIVRLRITGTLRTMTVGKELEIRRWLSRSHLYSSAFVVERGDEGEFILHGAGWGHGVGLCQIGAAVMASEGYDYRTILRHYFNNADIRACLIINVAGRVV; encoded by the coding sequence ATGGATAGACAACAGATACTTGACTGGATTGCCGACGGGCTTGAGCGATGGCCCGAGGCCGCCGAACGCCATCGGATGGTGGCTGCATGCGGGCCGCGAGTGCTCGCCCGTTATGAGGGTTTTGAGTGGAAAGCCCTGCTGTTGCCGGCCCGCAAGGTAAGCACGCTTGCACGCCTTGATGCCGGCAGTGTGGCCGCGCGGCCATGTTTTCTGTGTGCCGCCAACCGACCGCAGCAGCAGGCGGCTATGCCATGGCGCGGTTATGAGATTCTTGTGAATCCGTTCCCGGTATTTCCCAATCATCTTACAATCGCCGCTACAGACCACACACCACAGCGTATACCGGGCCGTATAGCCGACATGGCAGCTCTTGCCGGCGAGCTGGAAGGCTTTACAGTAATATACAACGGAGCGCGCAGCGGAGCATCGGCCCCCGACCATTTCCATTTTCAGGCAGTGCCTTCGGGATATATCGACATGCTGCGGTTTGACCGCGGACCCGTCTACAGCCGCCGGTTTATAGGCCGCGACGCCGACACTGTGGTGAGGGATGTCGAGCAGTATCTCCTTTCGGCCGGACTGTCGGACGACGGAGCCGAGATGCCGGTGAATATTGCCATGGAGCGTCTTGATGACGGTAATCTGCTGGTAAGGGTTGTGCCGCGTCGCGCACATCGTCCCTCATGTTACCCGACACCTGCGGTAAGCCCCGGCGCGATTGACATATTCGGCACTATTGTCACTGTCAGCGATGATGATTTCATGGCGCTTGACCGTGATTGTCTTGAGCGCATCCTTGCCGAGGTAGCCTATCCCAATCCTGACCGTTGTATACGTGTCGGCATAATGAGTTCCCGTAATCCGGAATTCACGCTCAACGGACGTTATGAGCGTGTGGCCGACACTTTCTTTCCCCTCGACGATGATGCCTCGTTTACTCTTGAGGATGTGCCTGTGGGGAGCCAGTTTCATTGGGAGCATACCGAGCGGCGCACATATCCGGGCACTCTTGAGTTGCAACGCCGCTCCGACGGCACTGTCGGGGCGGTCAATGTAATCGGCATGGAGCGTTATCTTGAAGGTGTCATCGGGGCCGAGATGAGCCCGGAGTCGCCCGACGAACTTCTGAAAGCCCATGCCGTGATATCGCGCAGCTGGGCATACAAGCAGATTGCATGCCGCGAGGCGCTTCATTATACCGCGCAGTGTGACTGTGGCTTAAAGGAGGCCGGCGACGAACATATAAGATGGTATGACCACGACGACCACACCGACTTCGATGTGTGTGCCGACGACCATTGCCAGCGCTATCTCGGTCTGCCCGCCGAGGAATATAGTGTAAAGCTGCATGAGATAATCCTGGCCACTTCAGGCGAGGTGGTGCTTGATGGCGATGGCTCTCTGTGCGACACTCGTTTCTCCAAATGTTGCGGAGGAGCGTTTGAGGAGTTTGAATACTGTTGGGAGCCGGTGCATCATTCATGTCTTGAGGCGGCACGCGATACCGTGCCGTCGCATCCCGTGTCTGATTTGCGTGATGAGGAAGAGGCCGTAAGGTGGATTATGTCGGCTCCGGAGGCGTTTTGCGCCTCGCCCGATGCCGCTGTTCTGCGAAGTGTGCTCAACCGCAGCGATTTTGACACCACTCCCGATTTCTACCGCTGGACCGTGACATATACTCCCGACGAGCTGTCGGATATAGTGCGCGAACGCTCGGGCATTGATTTCGGCATGATAACCGGTCTTCAGCCGATAGAACGAGGTAAGTCGGGCCGTATCGTGCGTCTGCGTATCACCGGCACATTGCGTACGATGACCGTAGGCAAGGAACTCGAGATACGACGCTGGCTCTCTCGCAGTCATCTCTACAGCTCGGCTTTCGTGGTGGAGCGTGGCGATGAGGGTGAGTTTATACTACATGGCGCCGGCTGGGGGCATGGAGTGGGACTATGCCAGATAGGTGCCGCTGTAATGGCTTCGGAGGGGTATGACTATCGTACGATTCTGCGCCACTATTTCAACAACGCCGATATAAGAGCTTGTTTAATAATAAATGTTGCCGGCAGGGTCGTATAG
- a CDS encoding glycosyltransferase family 2 protein: MITLYHNENADTLRRHLCAVAARPDEVMALPGWSVTMLPGAARRMRQVLRVTGAALVYGDCWLRQSDGSLRMAKSEEWQPGALREGFDMGPVWMVSPVAMESALGTFGHEYTYGMLYALRLALQRQGPVVRLGEPLCIAERVETAADQWAYVDPANRERQIELEDICSAHLKAVGAYLEGESARVDRTHTDGGEWPVEASVVIPVRNRVATIGDAVRSALSQDADFNYNVIVVDNHSDDGTTELLDSLAAGDSRLVHVVPEEEGLGIGGCWNTAILHPACGRYAVQLDSDDIYSSSDTLRRVVDTFRRERCAMVVGSYTLTDIDGNTIPPGLIDHREWTRLNGRNNLLRVNGIGAPRAFVTSIARDLLFPNSSYGEDYAMALAISRRWHVGRIFDSIYMCRRWSGNSDASLSPEKLREFNHYKDSLRTMEIVARRALNRD; encoded by the coding sequence ATGATAACATTGTATCACAACGAAAATGCCGACACACTCCGACGGCATCTGTGTGCAGTCGCCGCACGTCCCGACGAGGTGATGGCGCTTCCGGGATGGTCGGTGACAATGCTGCCGGGTGCCGCACGACGTATGCGTCAGGTGCTCCGCGTCACCGGCGCCGCGCTTGTGTACGGCGATTGCTGGCTGCGCCAGTCCGATGGCTCTCTGCGTATGGCAAAGAGCGAGGAGTGGCAGCCGGGAGCTTTGCGCGAGGGGTTCGACATGGGGCCCGTGTGGATGGTGTCGCCGGTGGCAATGGAGAGTGCTCTCGGCACTTTTGGCCATGAATACACCTATGGCATGCTTTATGCCCTGCGGCTTGCCCTGCAGCGTCAGGGGCCTGTGGTAAGGCTCGGCGAGCCACTTTGTATCGCCGAGCGTGTCGAGACCGCAGCCGACCAATGGGCATATGTCGACCCGGCCAACCGTGAGCGGCAGATTGAGCTTGAGGATATATGCTCTGCCCATCTGAAAGCTGTCGGCGCCTACCTGGAAGGGGAGTCTGCGCGTGTCGACCGCACGCACACCGACGGTGGCGAGTGGCCGGTAGAGGCATCGGTTGTGATACCTGTGCGCAACCGTGTCGCCACAATCGGCGATGCCGTGCGCAGTGCGTTGTCGCAGGACGCTGATTTCAACTATAATGTGATTGTTGTCGACAACCATAGCGACGACGGCACTACTGAACTGCTCGACAGCCTCGCCGCCGGAGATTCCCGTCTTGTGCACGTAGTTCCCGAAGAAGAGGGGCTCGGCATAGGCGGATGCTGGAATACTGCTATCCTGCATCCCGCCTGCGGACGTTATGCGGTGCAGCTCGACAGCGACGACATATATTCTTCGTCCGACACATTGCGCCGGGTGGTCGATACATTCCGCCGCGAGCGTTGCGCAATGGTAGTCGGTAGCTATACACTTACCGATATCGACGGGAACACCATACCCCCCGGACTGATTGACCATCGGGAATGGACACGGCTTAACGGACGCAACAATCTGTTGCGCGTAAACGGTATCGGCGCTCCGCGTGCATTTGTCACCTCGATTGCCCGCGACCTGCTTTTCCCTAACTCAAGTTATGGCGAGGATTATGCCATGGCTCTGGCCATATCGCGCAGATGGCATGTGGGACGGATATTCGATTCCATATACATGTGCCGTCGCTGGAGCGGCAACTCCGATGCGTCGTTATCGCCCGAGAAGCTCAGGGAATTCAATCATTATAAGGACTCGCTGCGCACGATGGAGATTGTCGCGCGCCGGGCTTTGAATCGCGACTGA
- a CDS encoding Mrp/NBP35 family ATP-binding protein, whose translation METLYPRLILDALSNVRYPGNGKNIVELGMVEDDIRIDGNTVSFSLIFDKPTDPFVKSLVKAAETALTTYISPEVDVKDRIGVKFRNPNPAPRPDNPLKGVKNIIGVSSGKGGVGKSTVASNLAVALARMGYKVGLLDADIFGPSVPKMFGVEDEPIYAENVDGREMIVPVERYGVKVLSIGFLVDRNSPVLWRGAMASRALNQLITDALWGELDYFLIDMPPGTSDIHLTLVQTLAITGAVIVSTPQEVALADARKGLAMFRDDKVNVPVLGIVENMAWFTPAAHPDERYYIFGRDGAVKLAEEFGVRVLAQIPLVGSICEGGDSGAPIALRDSITGEAFMNLAGNLVEAVDERNRALPPSAKVETHS comes from the coding sequence ATGGAGACACTATATCCGCGTCTGATACTTGACGCATTGAGCAATGTACGCTATCCCGGCAACGGGAAAAATATAGTCGAACTCGGCATGGTTGAGGACGACATTCGCATCGACGGAAACACTGTGAGTTTCTCGCTGATATTCGACAAGCCGACCGATCCGTTTGTGAAGTCGCTCGTGAAGGCCGCCGAGACGGCGCTGACCACATACATTTCGCCCGAAGTGGATGTAAAGGACCGCATCGGCGTGAAGTTCCGTAATCCAAATCCTGCTCCTCGTCCCGACAATCCTCTTAAGGGCGTGAAGAATATCATTGGTGTCTCATCCGGCAAGGGTGGGGTAGGCAAGTCGACCGTGGCAAGCAATCTGGCCGTGGCCCTGGCACGCATGGGCTACAAGGTGGGGCTGCTCGACGCCGATATTTTCGGACCCTCGGTGCCCAAGATGTTTGGTGTGGAGGACGAGCCTATATATGCCGAGAATGTCGACGGGCGTGAGATGATTGTGCCCGTTGAGCGCTACGGAGTGAAAGTGTTGTCAATCGGATTCCTTGTCGACCGCAACAGTCCTGTGCTCTGGCGAGGCGCCATGGCTTCCCGTGCACTCAACCAGCTGATTACCGACGCTCTCTGGGGCGAACTCGATTACTTCCTTATCGACATGCCCCCCGGCACAAGCGATATCCATCTTACACTCGTGCAGACGCTCGCCATCACCGGTGCTGTAATTGTGAGCACCCCCCAGGAGGTGGCGCTGGCCGATGCCCGCAAGGGTCTGGCGATGTTCCGCGACGACAAGGTCAATGTTCCCGTGCTCGGTATCGTGGAGAATATGGCATGGTTCACACCTGCGGCACATCCCGACGAACGTTACTACATTTTCGGACGTGACGGTGCCGTGAAACTTGCCGAGGAATTTGGTGTAAGGGTACTTGCACAGATTCCGCTCGTAGGCAGTATCTGCGAGGGCGGCGACAGCGGAGCACCTATAGCTCTGCGCGACAGTATTACAGGAGAGGCATTCATGAATCTTGCCGGAAATCTTGTGGAGGCTGTCGATGAGCGCAACCGTGCTCTTCCCCCCTCGGCCAAGGTAGAGACTCATTCATAA